A window of Ictidomys tridecemlineatus isolate mIctTri1 chromosome 15, mIctTri1.hap1, whole genome shotgun sequence contains these coding sequences:
- the Sertad1 gene encoding SERTA domain-containing protein 1, whose product MLSKGLKRKREEEEEEEKKEEKEKEKETLAVDAWWLDPGHPAVAQAPPAVASSSLFDLSVIKLHHSLRQSEPDLRHLVLVVNTLRRIQASMAPTVALPSVPNPPPAPSMDDNLLASSDAALSASVASLLEDLSHIEDLNQAPQPPADEGPPGRPIGGAPPSLGALDLLGPATGCLLDDGLEGLFEDIDTSMYDSELWAPASEGFKPGPEDEPGKEEAPELDEAELDYLMDVLVGTQALERPPGPGR is encoded by the coding sequence ATGCTGAGCAAGGGTCTGAAGCGCaagcgggaggaggaggaggaggaagagaagaaggaggaaaaggagaaggaaaaggaaacccTGGCAGTCGACGCCTGGTGGCTGGATCCTGGCCACCCAGCAGTGGCACAGGCACCCCCAGCTGTGGCCTCCAGCTCCCTCTTTGACCTCTCTGTGATCAAACTTCACCACAGCCTGCGACAGAGTGAACCAGACCTACGGCACCTGGTGCTGGTGGTGAACACCCTGCGGCGTATCCAAGCATCCATGGCACCCACAGTTGCCTTGCCATCTGTGCCCAACCCACCCCCGGCCCCCAGCATGGATGATAACCTCCTGGCCAGCTCTGATGCCGCCCTCTCGGCCTCTGTGGCCAGCCTCCTGGAGGACCTCAGCCACATTGAGGACCTTAACCAGGCTCCACAACCACCAGCAGATGAGGGGCCTCCAGGCCGCCCCATTGGAGGAGCCCCACCCAGTTTGGGTGCCTTGGACCTGCTAGGCCCAGCCACTGGCTGTCTGTTGGACGATGGGCTTGAAGGCCTATTTGAGGACATTGACACCTCCATGTATGACAGTGAACTTTGGGCACCAGCCTCTGAGGGTTTCAAACCTGGCCCTGAGGATGAGCCAGGCAAAGAGGAGGCTCCAGAGTTGGATGAGGCTGAGCTGGACTACCTCATGGACGTGCTGGTGGGCACACAGGCATTGGAGCGGCCGCCGGGGCCAGGGCGTTGA
- the Sertad3 gene encoding SERTA domain-containing protein 3: MVGGLKRKHSDLEEEEEDEKWDWSPASLRSCQQALLRISLDKVQRSLGPRAPSLRRHVLIHNTLQQLQAAIHLAPAPALPPEPLFLGEEDFSLSTTIGSILRELETSMDETEAPQNPVAPPGLQNEVLPQPDPVFLEALSSRYLGDSGLDDFFLDIDTSTVEKEPALAPPEPPHNLFCAPGSWEWNELDHIMEIILGS; the protein is encoded by the coding sequence atggtgggaggcCTGAAGAGGAAACACTCAGAtttggaagaagaggaggaggatgaaaagtGGGACTGGAGTCCAGCAAGCCTTCGGAGCTGCCAACAAGCTCTGCTACGTATCTCCCTAGACAAAGTCCAGCGCAGCCTGGGCCCCCGAGCACCCAGCCTCCGCAGGCATGTCCTCATCCACAACACCCTACAGCAACTCCAGGCTGCCATTCACTTGGCTCCAGCACCTGCCCTGCCCCCCGAGCCCCTCTTCCTGGGCGAAGAAGATTTCTCCCTGTCCACCACCATCGGCTCTATCCTCAGGGAGTTGGAGACATCCATGGATGAGACGGAAGCACCTCAGAATCCAGTGGCTCCCCCAGGCCTCCAGAATGAAGTGCTACCCCAACCTGACCCAGTCTTCTTAGAAGCTCTGAGCTCCCGGTACCTGGGGGACTCTGGCCTGGATGACTTCTTTCTGGACATTGACACATCTACAGTGGAAAAGGAGCCTGCACTGGCCCCCCCAGAACCTCCTCACAACCTCTTCTGTGCCCCGGGGTCCTGGGAGTGGAATGAACTAGATCACATCATGGAAATCATTCTAGGATCCTAA